One part of the Quercus lobata isolate SW786 chromosome 7, ValleyOak3.0 Primary Assembly, whole genome shotgun sequence genome encodes these proteins:
- the LOC115951897 gene encoding probable galacturonosyltransferase 7 encodes MKGGGGWGGGGGGLGLGLKSQRRWRGLVIGVLGLVILSMLVPLAFLLGLHNGFRPAPPGYLPEQQTSASNGFGELDHDHVRNTWNESEVMHLSHTIRPYLQISFGCCTISFLKTCSWGINLAMYVNLLENWDLLFQRFMHNALMDVLRDFTNEAKNKTIGRGSVNDSQPKEVPPRGSLQSPPSANNTKVGAVIEVPLYTKDVHDVGKLCEFKFGSYCLWRKEHREDMKDSMVKKLKDQLFVARAYYPSIAKLPRQDKLSRELKQNIQELERVLSESSTDGDLPPQIAKKLQMMEAAIAKAKSFIVDCNNVDKKLRQIYDMTEDEANFHMKQSAFLYQLAVQTMPKSLHCLSMRLTVEYFGSPLNDTELSLAQKYLDPTLHHYVIFSNNVLASSVVINSTVMHAKESRNQVFHVLTDGQNYFAMKLWFLRNTYKEATVQVLNIEHLKLESHIKATPLYLSLPEEFRVSFLNVDSPPMAPIRTEYISIFSHSHYLLPEIFQNLKKVVVLDDDVIVQQDLSALWSLNMEGKVNGAVQFCSLKLGQLKKYLGENSYDKKSCAWMSGLNVIDLDRWRELDLTETYRKLMHELTMHEGSSEAVALHASLLSFQDLIYALDGTWLLSGLGHDYGIDIQAISKAAVLHYNGNMKPWLELGIPKYRGYWKKYLNRGDQFLSQCNVNS; translated from the exons atgaagggcGGGGGTGGTTggggtggtggtggcggtggatTGGGATTAGGGTTGAAAAGTCAAAGGCGATGGAGAGGGCTTGTTATTGGAGTGCTGGGACTCGTTATCCTCTCCATGCTGGTTCCTCTTGCCTTTTTGCTAGGCCTTCACAATGGCTTTCGCCCTGCGCCTCCGG GATATTTGCCTGAACAACAAACTTCAGCTTCA AATGGTTTTGGAGAATTGGACCACGACCATGTCAGAAACACTTGGAACGAGTCTGAGGTAATGCATCTTAGTCACACCATTAGGCCATATTTGCAGATTTCATTTGGATGCTGTACAATTTCATTCCTAAAAACTTGTTCATG GGGGATCAATCTAGCCATGTACGTGAACTTATTAGAAAATTGGGACCTACTCTTCCAAAGGTTCATGCATAATGCTCTGATG GATGTtcttagagactttaccaatgaAGCAAAGAATAAAACCATTGGTAGGGGTTCCGTGAACGATAGTCAGCCAAAAGAAG TGCCTCCGCGTGGCTCTCTGCAATCACCTCCCAGTGCAAAT AATACTAAAGTTGGTGCTGTAATTGAAGTCCCCTTATATACAAAAGATGTACATGATGTTGGAAAATTATGTGAGTTTAAATTTGGTAGTTATTGCCTTTGGCGTAAAGAACACAGAGAAGATATGAAGGATTCTATGGTGAAAAAATTGAAGGACCAATTATTTGTAGCTAGAGCATACTATCCTAGTATTGCAAAACTTCCAAGACAGGACAAGTTGTCTCGTGAATTGAAGCAAAATATTCAAGAACTAGAGCGTGTTCTTAGTGAAAGTTCTACAGATGGTGATCTTCCACCACA GATTGCTAAGAAGTTACAGATGATGGAAGCTGCAATAGCCAAAGCCAAATCATTTATTGTGGACTGCAACAACGTTGACAAGAAATTGAGACAAATATATGATATGACTGAGGATGAAGCTAACTTCCACATGAAACAAAGTGCCTTCCTCTACCAACTTGCAGTCCAGACTATGCCAAAGAGTCTTCACTGCCTGTCAATGAGATTGACAGTAGAATATTTTGGATCACCTTTAAATGACACGGAACTCTCTTTGGCTCAAAAATATTTAGATCCTACGTTGCACCACTATGTCATATTCTCCAATAACGTTCTTGCTTCATCAGTAGTAATCAACTCAACTGTTATGCATGCAAAA GAAAGCAGGAACCAGGTTTTTCATGTGCTTACAGATGGGCAGAATTACTTTGCAATGAAATTATGGTTTCTGAGAAATACTTACAAGGAAGCCAcagttcaagtgttaaacatTGAACATCTTAAGCTGGAAAGCCATATCAAGGCAACTCCATTGTATCTTTCCCTGCCTGAGGAATTTCGTGTTTCCTTCCTCAATGTTGATAGTCCACCAATGGCTCCTATTAGAACAGAATACATATCTATTTTTTCTCACTCACACTATCTTCTCCCTGAAATATTCCAGAATTTGAAGAAAGTTGTGGTTCTGGATGATGATGTTATTGTGCAGCAAGACTTGTCAGCACTATGGAGCCTCAACATGGAAGGGAAAGTTAATGGCGCTGTGCAGTTCTGCTCATTGAAGTTGGGTCAACTCAAGAAATATTTGGGTGAAAACAGTTATGATAAAAAATCTTGTGCTTGGATGTCTGGATTGAATGTAATTGATCTGGACAGGTGGAGAGAGCTAGATCTTACTGAAACTTACCGAAAGTTGATGCATGAG CTGACCATGCATGAGGGATCCAGTGAAGCTGTTGCATTGCATGCAAGCTTGCTAAGCTTTCAGGACCTAATTTATGCCCTTGATGGTACTTGGTTACTGTCTGGGCTAGGACATGACTATGGCATTGATATCCAAGCAATTTCAAAAGCTGCAGTTTTGCActataatggtaacatgaagcCTTGGCTCGAGCTGGGAATTCCAAAATATAGAGGTTACTGGAAGAAGTATTTGAatcgaggagatcagttcttgaGTCAGTGCAATGTAAATTCATAA
- the LOC115952363 gene encoding E3 ubiquitin-protein ligase RDUF1-like: MASTASSYWCYRCNHFIRVRVRVEDAVLCPDCGGGFVEETPTRSPPHRFPAAMYIDNPPNPEHNAIPIPIPRLRRSRRNGGDRSPFNPVIVLRGNEPERGNFELYYDDGAGSGLRPLPASMSDFLMGSGFDRLLEQLAQLEINGVGRLEHPPASKAAIESMPFVKIVGSHVSMESHCAICKEPFELDSEAREMPCKHIYHSDCILPWLSIRNSCPVCRHELPTDVRGGSGRSSPELDPVTGPARDEETMGLTIWRLPGGGFAVGRFTGGIRAAERELPVVYTEVDGGFNDGGFNGGGGGGGNNVPRRISWETSMRSSRESGGLRRAFRSFFSFFGRLRITSSTSRSRSEPQRSHSNLVFSRSWRRRQRGQPAALDDDRW; the protein is encoded by the coding sequence ATGGCTTCGACTGCCTCGTCCTACTGGTGCTACAGGTGCAACCACTTCATCCGGGTCCGGGTTCGGGTCGAAGACGCCGTCCTCTGCCCCGATTGTGGCGGCGGATTCGTCGAAGAAACCCCGACCCGATCCCCGCCCCACCGGTTCCCCGCCGCAATGTACATCGACAACCCGCCCAATCCGGAGCACAACGCAATCCCAATCCCAATCCCTAGGCTCCGCCGCAGCCGGAGGAACGGTGGGGATCGCTCGCCGTTCAACCCGGTCATCGTCCTCCGTGGGAACGAGCCCGAGAGAGGGAATTTCGAGCTCTACTACGACGATGGAGCCGGGTCGGGGCTTCGGCCTTTGCCGGCTAGTATGTCGGATTTTTTGATGGGATCAGGGTTTGATCGGCTTCTCGAGCAATTGGCGCAGTTGGAAATCAATGGGGTTGGAAGGTTAGAGCATCCACCCGCTTCAAAAGCCGCTATCGAATCGATGCCGTTTGTGAAGATCGTTGGGAGCCATGTCTCCATGGAGTCTCATTGCGCAATTTGCAAAGAACCGTTTGAGCTGGATTCGGAGGCGAGAGAGATGCCTTGTAAGCACATTTACCATTCGGATTGTATTCTGCCATGGCTTTCGATTAGGAATTCGTGCCCGGTGTGTCGGCACGAGTTGCCCACGGATGTGCGTGGTGGGAGTGGTAGGAGTTCGCCGGAGTTGGACCCTGTAACGGGTCCGGCTCGGGATGAAGAGACCATGGGATTGACGATTTGGAGATTGCCCGGTGGCGGGTTTGCGGTTGGGAGGTTTACTGGGGGGATAAGAGCAGCAGAGCGTGAGCTGCCTGTTGTTTACACTGAGGTGGATGGTGGGTTCAATGATGGAgggtttaatggtggtggtggtggtggtggtaatAATGTTCCAAGGAGGATTTCGTGGGAGACAAGTATGAGAAGCTCAAGGGAGAGTGGCGGGTTGCGCCGTGCGTTTCGTAGTTTCTTCTCATTCTTTGGGAGGCTTAGAATTACTTCATCAACCTCAAGGTCAAGGTCTGAGCCGCAAAGGAGTCACTCTAATTTAGTGTTTAGTCGATCGTGGAGGAGGCGGCAGCGTGGTCAGCCAGCGGCTTTGGATGATGACAGATggtaa
- the LOC115951173 gene encoding hsp70 nucleotide exchange factor fes1-like, with product MAKEGPNWDGLLKWSLAHSDGTNPSRNLSEEDRKWFMEAVQAQTVDVVKRMKEITLVMQTPEQVLEAQGVTSADIEDMLDELQEHVESIDMANDLHSIGGLVPLLGYLKNSHSNIRAKAAEVVTTIVQNNPRSQQLVMEANGLEPLLSNFTSDPDVAVRTKALGAISSLIRHNKPGVTAFRLANGYAALRDALGSENVRFQRKALNLIHYLLHENASDCNVVSELGFPRMMMHLASSEDAEVREAALKGLLELAREETKGADGSLGEDEKLKQLLQERINGISLMSPDDLGAAREERQLVDSLWNTCYNEPSSLKEKGLLVLPGEDAPPPDVASKHFEPPLRAWAANPSTDKSPSSEKKEAPLLLGGPPPEAADIQNNSGAGEDANGQPNR from the exons ATGGCTAAAGAAGGACCCAACTGGGATGGATTGCTCAAGTGGAGCCTCGCACACTCCGATGGCACTAACCCCAGTCGCAATTTAAG CGAGGAGGATCGAAAATGGTTCATGGAAGCTGTGCAAGCACAGACTGTTGATGTTGTTAAGCGCATGAAAGAGATAACTCTTGTTATGCAAACTCCTGAGCAAGTCTTGGAGGCCCAAGGAGTTACTTCTGCTGATATAGAAG ATATGTTGGACGAGTTACAAGAGCACGTGGAGTCTATTGACATGGCCAATG ATCTTCACTCAATTGGTGGTTTGGTTCCTCTCCTTGGTTACCTGAAAAACTCCCACTCAAATATTCGTGCAAAGGCTGCAGAAGTTGTAACAACTATTGTCCAGAACAATCCCCGTAGTCAACAACTAGTCATGGAAGCAAATGGTTTAGAACCTCTCCTTTCTAATTTTACTTCAGACCCTGACGTGGCTGTTCGAACCAAAGCACTTGGGGCAATCTCTT CTTTAATCCGGCATAACAAACCAGGTGTTACAGCATTCCGTCTAGCAAATGGCTATGCAGCCTTGAGAGATGCTTTAGGTTCTGAAAATGTGAGATTTCAAAG GAAAGCCCTCAACTTGATCCATTACCTACTACATGAGAATGCTTCAGATTGCAATGTGGTAAGTGAGCTTGGATTTCCTCGCATGATGATGCACCTTGCCTCCAGTGAAGATGCAGAGGTACGAGAAGCTGCCCTTAAGGGCCTTCTTGAGCTTGCTCGAGAAGAGACAAAAGGGGCTGATGGCAGCCTAGGTGAAGATGAGAAATTGAAACAACTTCTCCAAGAACGGATCAATGGTATCAGCTTGATGTCACCTGACGATCTTGGGGCTGCAAGGGAGGAGAGGCAGCTTGTTGACTCCCTGTGGAATACTTGTTACAATGAGCCATCCTCATTGAAAGAGAAGGGGCTTCTTGTTCTTCCTGGGGAAGATGCACCACCACCTGATGTTGCCAGCAAGCATTTTGAACCTCCTCTCAGAGCTTGGGCTGCTAACCCTTCCACTGATAAGAGCCCCAGTTCTGAAAAGAAAGAGGCTCCTTTGCTTTTAGGAGGTCCTCCACCTGAGGCTGCAGATATTCAAAACAATTCAGGTGCAGGAGAGGATGCCAATGGACAGCCGAATAGGTAA